The Tigriopus californicus strain San Diego chromosome 5, Tcal_SD_v2.1, whole genome shotgun sequence genome includes a region encoding these proteins:
- the LOC131881344 gene encoding monocarboxylate transporter 10-like isoform X2 yields MDLKPSASQTQPLIEDQDQSLIQYSEEEGSSIVSSSGSSNLVPIMMRDNSEETSVSRRVSISPEAVIANSTKEHYVTKGFTPPDGGFWAWLVLIASFLTNGIIFGTINSFGVIFVYLCEQYHDDKAAATKASLVGSVAVGATFFLSPVSGILADQFGIRKTAFFGGFVAFLGMLLSSFFVNHIDILYLTYGVMFGGGSSLCYTPSLVILGHYFKRRMGVVNGLVTAGSSLFTVMMPYILEGLLSSWGLVNCFRFLAFLTFFLMLAALTFAPLMPPLPVDDSQTCVAKIVNVHNWKNPKYVIWALAVPCALFGYFVPYVHIVKYVKDILPEKNGSSLVMCIGVTSGLGRIVFGRIADLPGVNRIFLQQISFVCIGICTMLLTAAPYFAPYTFEAMIAFALVMGVFDGCFITMFGPIAFDICGPVGASQAIGFILGMCSFPLTIGPPVAGMLYDYLGNYTVAFLAAGCPPIIGSLVMCAIHYARGTRTPSDQHSSDEEDNLNGDVSQNLLSHSQENGSNSKNDPGSGARTGLTNTVTATTFLAPEETNGVIKA; encoded by the exons ATGGACTTGAAGCCTTCGGCCAGTCAAACTCAGCCTCTAATTGAGGACCAAGATCAGAGTTTGATTCAATACAGCGAAGAGGAGGGGAGCAGCATCGTGTCCTCGTCTGGATCCTCCAATTTGGTGCCCATTATGATGCGCGACAATTCAGAAGAGACCTCGGTCAGCCGGCGAGTTAGCATATCTCCAGAGGCTGTCATTGCCAACAGTACCAAAGAGCACTACGTCACCAAAGGATTCACGCCACCCGATGGAGGCTTTTGG GCATGGCTGGTTTTGATTGCGAGCTTCCTTACCAATGGTATTATTTTTGGCACTATTAACTCGTTTGGCGTGATCTTCGTTTACCTCTGCGAACAGTATCACGATGATAAGGCTGCAGCAACCAAGGCTTCTTTGGTTGGGTCAGTGGCTGTGGGGGCTACTTTCTTTTTATCCCCAGTTTCCGGAATCTTGGCCGACCAGTTCGGAATCCGGAAAACGGCATTTTTTGGCGGATTTGTAGCCTTCCTAGGGATGCTCCTCTCCTCATTCTTCGTTAATCAT attGACATATTGTACCTCACCTATGGCGTGATGTTTGGAGGGGGCTCCTCGTTATGTTATACTCCATCCTTGGTCATTTTGGGCCACTACTTCAAGCGACGCATGGGCGTTGTCAATGGGTTGGTGACCGCTGGAAGTTCCTTATTTACCGTCATGATGCCATACATTCTTGAAGGGCTACTTTCAAGTTGGGGG TTGGTCAATTGCTTCCGATTTCTGGCCTTCCTCACGTTCTTCCTGATGTTGGCCGCCTTGACCTTTGCTCCGTTGATGCCCCCACTTCCAGTCGACGACAGTCAGACCTGTGTGGCCAAAATTGTGAACGTCCATAATTGGAAAAACCCGAAATATGTGATTTGGGCTTTAGCCGTACCCTGCGCTCTGTTTGGATATTTCGTGCCGTATGTGCACATT GTTAAATATGTGAAGGACATCTTGCCCGAGAAGAATGGCAGTAGCTTGGTGATGTGCATTGGCGTGACCTCTGGCCTGGGCCGGATCGTATTTGGCCGCATTGCCGACCTCCCTGGAGTGAACCGGATCTTTCTGCAACAAATATCGTTCGTATGcattggcatttgcacaatgCTACTCACGGCCGCTCCCTATTTTGCGCCTTACACCTTCGAGGCCATGATCGCGTTTGCCCTAGTTATGGGTGTGTTCGATGGATGTTTTATCACTATGTTTGGACCCATCGCCTTCGATATTTGCGGACCCGTAGGTGCATCCCAAGCCATCGGATTCATCTTGGGGATGTGCTCATTCCCTTTGACGATTGGACCCCCTGTTGCAG GAATGCTCTACGACTACTTGGGTAATTACACTGTGGCTTTCTTGGCCGCCGGATGCCCACCTATTATTGGGTCGTTGGTGATGTGTGCCATTCATTATGCCCGTGGAACTCGGACTCCCTCGGACCAACATTCCTCTGATGAGGAAGACAATCTCAATGGTGATGTCAGTCAGAATCTACTCAGCCATTCCCAAGAGAATGGGTCCAATTCCAAGAATGATCCAGGATCTGGCGCCAGAACAGGACTGACCAACACCGTAACAGCCACTACATTCTTGGCTCCGGAGGAAACAAATGGTGTCATTAAAG CCTGA
- the LOC131881344 gene encoding monocarboxylate transporter 10-like isoform X1, whose product MDLKPSASQTQPLIEDQDQSLIQYSEEEGSSIVSSSGSSNLVPIMMRDNSEETSVSRRVSISPEAVIANSTKEHYVTKGFTPPDGGFWAWLVLIASFLTNGIIFGTINSFGVIFVYLCEQYHDDKAAATKASLVGSVAVGATFFLSPVSGILADQFGIRKTAFFGGFVAFLGMLLSSFFVNHIDILYLTYGVMFGGGSSLCYTPSLVILGHYFKRRMGVVNGLVTAGSSLFTVMMPYILEGLLSSWGLVNCFRFLAFLTFFLMLAALTFAPLMPPLPVDDSQTCVAKIVNVHNWKNPKYVIWALAVPCALFGYFVPYVHIVKYVKDILPEKNGSSLVMCIGVTSGLGRIVFGRIADLPGVNRIFLQQISFVCIGICTMLLTAAPYFAPYTFEAMIAFALVMGVFDGCFITMFGPIAFDICGPVGASQAIGFILGMCSFPLTIGPPVAGMLYDYLGNYTVAFLAAGCPPIIGSLVMCAIHYARGTRTPSDQHSSDEEDNLNGDVSQNLLSHSQENGSNSKNDPGSGARTGLTNTVTATTFLAPEETNGVIKGN is encoded by the exons ATGGACTTGAAGCCTTCGGCCAGTCAAACTCAGCCTCTAATTGAGGACCAAGATCAGAGTTTGATTCAATACAGCGAAGAGGAGGGGAGCAGCATCGTGTCCTCGTCTGGATCCTCCAATTTGGTGCCCATTATGATGCGCGACAATTCAGAAGAGACCTCGGTCAGCCGGCGAGTTAGCATATCTCCAGAGGCTGTCATTGCCAACAGTACCAAAGAGCACTACGTCACCAAAGGATTCACGCCACCCGATGGAGGCTTTTGG GCATGGCTGGTTTTGATTGCGAGCTTCCTTACCAATGGTATTATTTTTGGCACTATTAACTCGTTTGGCGTGATCTTCGTTTACCTCTGCGAACAGTATCACGATGATAAGGCTGCAGCAACCAAGGCTTCTTTGGTTGGGTCAGTGGCTGTGGGGGCTACTTTCTTTTTATCCCCAGTTTCCGGAATCTTGGCCGACCAGTTCGGAATCCGGAAAACGGCATTTTTTGGCGGATTTGTAGCCTTCCTAGGGATGCTCCTCTCCTCATTCTTCGTTAATCAT attGACATATTGTACCTCACCTATGGCGTGATGTTTGGAGGGGGCTCCTCGTTATGTTATACTCCATCCTTGGTCATTTTGGGCCACTACTTCAAGCGACGCATGGGCGTTGTCAATGGGTTGGTGACCGCTGGAAGTTCCTTATTTACCGTCATGATGCCATACATTCTTGAAGGGCTACTTTCAAGTTGGGGG TTGGTCAATTGCTTCCGATTTCTGGCCTTCCTCACGTTCTTCCTGATGTTGGCCGCCTTGACCTTTGCTCCGTTGATGCCCCCACTTCCAGTCGACGACAGTCAGACCTGTGTGGCCAAAATTGTGAACGTCCATAATTGGAAAAACCCGAAATATGTGATTTGGGCTTTAGCCGTACCCTGCGCTCTGTTTGGATATTTCGTGCCGTATGTGCACATT GTTAAATATGTGAAGGACATCTTGCCCGAGAAGAATGGCAGTAGCTTGGTGATGTGCATTGGCGTGACCTCTGGCCTGGGCCGGATCGTATTTGGCCGCATTGCCGACCTCCCTGGAGTGAACCGGATCTTTCTGCAACAAATATCGTTCGTATGcattggcatttgcacaatgCTACTCACGGCCGCTCCCTATTTTGCGCCTTACACCTTCGAGGCCATGATCGCGTTTGCCCTAGTTATGGGTGTGTTCGATGGATGTTTTATCACTATGTTTGGACCCATCGCCTTCGATATTTGCGGACCCGTAGGTGCATCCCAAGCCATCGGATTCATCTTGGGGATGTGCTCATTCCCTTTGACGATTGGACCCCCTGTTGCAG GAATGCTCTACGACTACTTGGGTAATTACACTGTGGCTTTCTTGGCCGCCGGATGCCCACCTATTATTGGGTCGTTGGTGATGTGTGCCATTCATTATGCCCGTGGAACTCGGACTCCCTCGGACCAACATTCCTCTGATGAGGAAGACAATCTCAATGGTGATGTCAGTCAGAATCTACTCAGCCATTCCCAAGAGAATGGGTCCAATTCCAAGAATGATCCAGGATCTGGCGCCAGAACAGGACTGACCAACACCGTAACAGCCACTACATTCTTGGCTCCGGAGGAAACAAATGGTGTCATTAAAGGTAATTAG
- the LOC131881305 gene encoding tuberin-like: MAAKSGKGEKSFQEKLKSWLKGSKGPSHGSHAGGPPGSAASAAALQVLATEPKLLNLSPEQIQALASSSPLEDRIRIITELTPRVRGNILEEHSVELLWMKTKDLLEAQDPSHRVAVIQLFTALVEGQFEHLDVMRGQFFRVIECHKSPEDFPHLLNLLDALTRQGKDILHFEEKIGRFLLQVFPTQPKPADVVNQYLLILLNTIKFNPAYLDPEVVTGLINCLSCHTGLVNDDDGVTGTCLQCFFAIMGFSYIPKEALTTFICTLCRVVNMPAHCKEAWRIMGNLMGTHLGHSALYCLCQIIQSREYQNNVPLVRGAVFFVGRSLWGNPCVKTMRNYSAMTILPSFIQALNCQHQVVTYEVTLQLERLIIERGETLRAPGCDCALDLIEAILVATPKHAEDSMKKEIFKHIHDTLNSFENLIDQDNYRGSKKKLFSIIDLCSSQRPEESVVRLLDYRAISLFPTKSGWIRGLHTLMDKYYKNDPREVIRIKALEVMASVVRANRHMYEEDMLERVVLPFLRSLDHEQSRVVRLEGIKVLTSLCTECSSKEAMKMVDIIERILLRQWDSKKSPGLSYTDHDHTEARIAVTGVIHAFKVKISQYPPSFIVRIYQILAKLVEEHYAHPEIYGNTGSIRIEIFRLFLALRADENYHLGICDEDSGSIRYSPFIVCRDFASGGGPAEILSGNEDQTRTRSGGIHKSGGGGSAPNASQPATYMSLTKACMLVIKSLSEERDWTVLKLVLSKVPMVLQNKAIITRYGKAIYMFITPLVELTSRNSKYPEVLVNTLPNFSRSEFHNTVFPVLAAMASYNEFLEPSSQRSLINALHVGLLSRECNRICIMALTACALEMKKSMYHVIPEVVLNFSKISATKLIATPMLEFLSTLIRLPDIFSSFTDTNYMAVFAIALPFTNPFRFDAYTVSLAHHIIIMWFLKCRLSYRQNFVQFIMTGLNSNVIQSFEEGNYRKIAANVATAAASRLANMDSADRKRSSSLSEHSIKPRDRAQTAVTTKVSTQKGSGASDELSEEHKRANKMISFHQELTETCVDILARYMFANASVQPKRLPTTQFLLKEGHSATWLLNTMLITITTSHCDQTSNRGGLCDRCHLICSKTRQEDPLNSVHLTQPEESSSSGTFIQSPEGEISNVRKRHQSEFQAQRPSPSRYLPGSSARDDFDLRRQVSAERISSQLSNPVPSQQVPQPSDSENDVGLLESLMKEQKGQEIRKPDLCACWCNGWAEIFVRRPSGDVSWMCRIQNSSLVSDSYSEFPLADLAALFRPSNDLAIRESVAQMLDMSKRIPIDTLSEKEYESLTSDKGDPRESFSLQGCRASITAESDSSTHSNVDRDSNPSSGQDPASPASPSEPRTELKNSGTSSNRQSCGPIPEVEEEEPIVREHRTSSELLQRRRISLQHGGAPNADSTENLKLKINSPLKTGSPMRSREASGTPPTLTPISGPASSGVGSRPPKLLLDSSMRRDRAHTISGPSPRRFNRDSASGTGSAGIRRGPEFLRSQTSGGPSSERAERVTGISPQFVFLQLYHNSSFGNTNSLDQPILLPATKAIETSIKNLDRIHAHETHKIGVLYIDPGQEDNEEAILLNEFGSLRYTQFLHGLGDLISLKDVDKKYSYVGGLDHVDGDGDFAYMWEDDVMQVIFHVATLMPNHERDPKANKKKRHIGNDFVVIVYNNSGGHYKMGTVKGQFINACIVITPLDQGSNKVFIDCKPELDEPLGHVKDPKIVSDRNLAILVRQLALHCNLAAQIQQTLGLGRDPYSSNWLERLRQIKRIRDKVSTVSDDGSKSNASNGKDGGDRASNDNSSSSSSSRTERTSSFSRAALNDFTNIVMRRISKDD, translated from the exons ATGGCGGCTAAATCCGGCAAGGGCGAGAAGTCCTTTCAGGAGAAGTTGAAGTCCTGGCTCAA GGGCTCAAAAGGTCCGAGTCACGGGTCCCATGCGGGTGGACCGCCTGGCTCGGCGGCCAGTGCGGCCGCCCTCCAAGTACTGGCCACGGAGCCCAAGCTGCTCAACCTGAGTCCGGAGCAAATCCAAGCGCTGGCCAGCTCCTCACCTCTCGAGGACCGGATTCGAATCATCACCGAGCTAACGCCCCGAGTGAG GGGCAACATCTTGGAGGAGCATAGTGTGGAATTGCTGTGGATGAAGACCAAGGACTTGCTCGAGGCCCAGGACCCGAGTCATCGGGTGGCCGTTATCCAATTGTTCACGGCTCTGGTCGAGGGCCAGTTCGAGCATCTCGATGTGATGCGAGGCCAATTCTTCCGGGTCATCGAGTGCCACAAAAGCCCCGAGGATTTTCCGCACCTCTTAAATCTTTTGGATGCCTTGACAA GGCAAGGCAAAGACATCCTGCACTTCGAAGAAAAGATCGGTCGTTTCTTGCTCCAAGTGTTCCCCACCCAGCCCAAACCCGCCGACGTGGTCAACCAGTATCTCTTGATCTTGCTCAATACCATCAAGTTCAATCCGGCGTATCTGGACCCTGAAGTGGTCACCGGCTTAATCAACTGTCTGAGCTGTCACACGGGCTTGGTCAATGATGACGATGGTGTCACGGGCACGTGTTTGCAG TGCTTTTTTGCCATCATGGGCTTCAGCTACATCCCCAAGGAGGCCCTCACCACCTTTATTTGCACGTTGTGTCGCGTGGTTAATATGCCCGCGCATTGCAAGGAAGCCTGGCGCATCATGGGCAACTTAATGGGCACCCACTTGGGCCACTCGGCACTCTACTGCCTGTGCCAGATCATTCAGTCTCGGGAATATCAGAACAATGTGCCCTTGGTGCGAGGCGCCGTGTTTTTCGTAGGCCGGAGCTTGTGGGGCAACCCGTGTGTGAAAACCATGCGAAACTATTCGGCCATGACCATCTTACCCTCGTTCATCCAAGCTCTTAATTGCCAGCATCAAGTGGTTACCTATGAAGTGACTTTACAG TTGGAACGTTTGATTATCGAGCGAGGAGAGACGCTGAGGGCCCCCGGCTGTGATTGTGCCCTCGATTTGATCGAGGCCATTCTGGTGGCAACCCCGAAACATGCGGAAGACTCAATGAAGAAAGAGATCTTCAAGCATATCCACGACACGTTGAATTCGTTTGAGAACCTCATCGATCAAGACAA TTATCGAGGAAGCAAGAAGAAGTTGTTCAGCATCATCGATTTGTGCTCTTCTCAGCGACCCGAAGAATCGGTCGTGCGATTGCTCGACTATCGGGCCATTTCACTCTTTCCCACCAAATCGGGTTGGATTCGAGGACTGCACACGCTCATGGACAAATACTACAAGAACGATCCCAGGGAGGTCATCCGGATCAAAGCCTTGGAGGTCATGGCCTCTGTGGTGAGAGCTAATCGTCACATGTACGAAGAGGATATGTTGGAGCGTGTTGTGTTGCCCTTCCTGAGGTCCTTGGATCACGAGCAATCGCGTGTGGTTCGTTTGGAGGGGATCAAAGTGCTGACCTCGTTGTGCACCGAATGCTCTTCCAAAGAGGCCATGAAAATGGTGGATATCATTGAACGCATCCTTCTTCGGCAATGGGACAGCAAAAAGAGCCCAGGTTTGTCTTACACCGACCATGACCACACAGAGGCTCGTATCGCCGTCACGGGAGTGATACACGCCTTCAAAGTGAAAATCTCCCAATATCCACCCTCGTTCATCGTGCGGATCTATCAAATCCTTGCCAAACTGGTGGAAGAGCATTACGCACATCCCGAGATCTATGGGAACACGGGCTCCATCCGGATCGAGATCTTTCGCTTGTTTTTGGCTCTTCGAGCCGATGAGAACTATCATTTGGGGATTTGTGACGAGGATTCCGGCTCCATTCGTTACAGTCCGTTTATCGTGTGTCGAGATTTTGCTTCCGGCGGGGGTCCAGCGGAAATCCTCTCTGGAAATGAGGATCAAACCCGAACTCGAAGCGGAGGTATTCACAAAtccggaggaggaggatcagCTCCGAATGCCTCTCAGCCGGCCACGTACATGTCGTTGACCAAGGCGTGCATGCTTGTGATTAAGAGCTTGTCAGAGGAGCGTGATTGGACGGTCCTGAAATTGGTGTTGAGTAAGGTGCCTATGGTTTTGCAAAATAAGGCCATCATCACACGATATGGTAAGGCCATCTACATGTTCATTACGCCTTTGGTGGAGTTGACCTCGAGGAACTCCAAGTACCCCGAGGTGCTGGTGAACACGCTCCCGAACTTCTCCAGATCCGAGTTTCACAACACGGTGTTCCCCGTTCTGGCCGCCATGGCCTCGTACAACGAGTTCTTGGAGCCTTCATCTCAACGATCCCTCATCAACGCCTTGCATGTGGGCTTGTTATCGCGAGAATGCAATCGCATTTGCATCATGGCCTTGACGGCTTGTGCCCTGGAGATGAAGAAGTCCATGTATCATGTTATCCCCGAGGTGGTGTTGAACTTCTCCAAGATTTCCGCCACCAAATTGATTGCCACGCCCATGCTGGAGTTCCTCTCCACCCTCATCCGTCTGCCGGATATATTCTCTAGCTTCACCGACACCAACTACATGGCTGTGTTCGCCATTGCGCTTCCATTCACAAACCCCTTTCGATTTGACGCCTACACCGTTTCATTGGCACaccacatcatcatcatgtggTTCTTGAAATGCCGACTGTCGTATCGACAAAACTTTGTCCAATTCATTATGACCGGACTCAATTCGAATGTGATCCAATCCTTCGAGGAGGGCAACTACCGCAAGATAGCCGCCAATGTGGCAACAGCGGCCGCCTCTCGCCTTGCGAACATGGATTCCGCAGACCGGAAGCGAAGTTCCAGTCTCTCGGAGCATTCGATCAAGCCTCGAGATCGCGCCCAAACAGCCGTGACCACCAAAGTGTCCACTCAGAAAGGGTCCGGCGCCAGTGACGAGCTCTCCGAGGAGCACAAGCGAGCCAACAAGATGATCAGCTTCCACCAGGAGCTCACAGAGACTTGTGTCGACATCCTGGCGCGATACATGTTTGCCAACGCCTCAGTTCAGCCGAAGCGATTGCCCACCACGCAATTCCTCCTGAAGGAAGGCCACTCGGCCACGTGGTTGCTCAACACCATGCTCATCACTATCACCACGAGCCATTGTGATCAGACGTCAAACCGCGGTGGACTGTGCGATCGCTGTCACCTGATTTGTTCGAAAACGAGACAAGAGGACCCATTGAACTCGGTGCATCTGACCCAGCCCGAGGAGAGTTCCTCCAGTGGAACCTTCATCCAGAGCCCAGAGGGAGAGATTAGTAATGTCAGGAAGAGGCATCAATCGGAATTCCAG GCCCAGAGACCCAGCCCGTCACGATATCTACCAGGATCCTCGGCTcgagatgattttgatttgagacGTCAAGTCTCGGCCGAACGAATCTCGAGCCAGTTGTCCAATCCCGTGCCTTCACAGCAAGTTCCTCAGCCAAGTGACTCTGAGAACGATGTCGGGCTTTTGGAGTCCTTGATGAAGGAGCAGAAAGGTCAAGAGATCCGGAAACCCGATTTATGCGCCTGTTGGTGCAATGGATGGGCTGAG ATTTTTGTTCGACGGCCAAGTGGAGATGTGTCTTGGATGTGTCGGATTCAGAACTCCTCTCTGGTAAGCGACTCCTACAGTGAATTTCCtttggctgatttggcggCGTTGTTCCGCCCTTCAAACGATCTGGCCATCCGTGAATCCGTGGCTCAAATGTTGGACATGAGCAAGCGAATTCCGATCGACACCTTGAGTGAAAAGGAATACGAATCTTTGACGAGCGACAAGGGCGATCCG CGCGAGAGTTTTTCGCTTCAAGGTTGTCGGGCTTCAATTACGGCTGAGTCCGATTCTTCGACCCACTCCAATGTGGATCGTGATTCCAATCCTTCTTCGGGACAAGATCCAGCCAGTCCAGCCAGTCCCTCAGAACCTCGGACAG AATTAAAAAATTCGGGTACCTCCTCCAATCGCCAAAGCTGTGGTCCCATCCCTGAGGTGGAGGAAGAGGAACCTATTGTGCGGGAACATCGGACGTCCTCGGAATTGCTCCAAAGGCGACGAATCAGTCTTCAACATGGAGGTGCCCCGAATGCGGACTCCACGGAGAATTTGAAGTTAAAGATCAACAGTCCCTTAAAGACCGGATCGCCCATGAGAAGCCGAGAGGCCTCGGGCACCCCACCCACGCTCACGCCCATCTCAGGACCTGCATCTTCGGGTGTGGGCTCACGCCCTCCCAAACTCTTGCTCGACTCGTCGATGCGACGTGATCGCGCTCATACGATATCCGGACCAAGTCCCCGGCGATTCAATCGAGATTCGGCTAGCGGGACCGGATCGGCCGGCATTCGACGCGGGCCGGAGTTCTTACGCAGTCAGACGTCAGGGGGTCCGAGCTCGGAACGAGCAGAACGGGTGACTGGGATCTCGCCCCAATTTGTGTTCTTGCAATTGTATCACAACTCGAGTTTCGGCAACACCAACTCGCTCGATCAGCCCATCTTGTTGCCGGCCACCAAAGCCATTGAAACCAGCATCAAGAACTTGGACCGGATTCACGC ACACGAGACGCACAAGATCGGGGTCTTGTACATCGATCCCGGTCAAGAAGACAACGAGGAGGCCATCCTTTTGAATGAGTTTGGCTCCTTGAGGTACACCCAATTCCTTCATGGACTGGGGGATCTCATATCTCTTAAAGATGTGGACAAGAAGTACTCGTATGTGGGTGGGTTGGATCATGTTGACGGAGATGGAGATTTTGCGTACATGTgggaagatgacgtcatgcAG GTCATATTCCACGTGGCCACTCTCATGCCCAATCATGAGCGTGACCCGAAGGccaacaaaaagaaacgaCATATTGGCAACGACTTCGTGGTCATCGTGTATAATAACTCTGGTGGACACTACAAGATGGGCACGGTTAAGGGCCAATTTATCAACGCGTGCATCGTGATTACGCCCTTGGATCAGGGATCGAACAAGGTGTTTATTGATTGTAAGCCTGAATTGGACGAGCCCTTAGGACATGTGAAGGATCCCAAGATCGTGTCCGACCGTAATCTGGCCATCCTCGTTCGGCAATTGGCCCTGCACTGTAATCTGGCCGCTCAAATCCAGCAGACCTTGGGTTTGGGAAGGGACCCATATTCATCCAATTGGTTGGAGCGGCTCCGCCAAATTAAACGCATTCGAGATAAAGTCAGTACGGTCTCCGACGATGGGAGCAAATCCAATGCGAGCAATGGCAAAGATGGTGGAGATCGAGCCTCCAACGACAActcttcgtcgtcttcatcatcgCGAACCGAGCGAACGAGTTCGTTTAGTCGAGCGGCTCTGAACGACTTCACCAACATTGTCATGAGACGCATTTCCAAAGATGACTAA
- the LOC131881307 gene encoding 26S proteasome non-ATPase regulatory subunit 4-like — protein sequence MVLESTIICVDNSEYMRNGDFLPTRLQAQQDAVNLVTQSKLRANPESNVGLMTLAELSVLVTLTTDTGKVLGKLHAVQPKGQLRLAQGIKIAHLTLKHRQGKNHKTRIVAFVGSPVTGDEAVLIKLAKKLKKEKVSVDIVSFGEDADNADILKKFVETVNGKDGTGSHLVTIPPGPHLSDALISSPILKGEDGSGPNVVPSDGGGFEFGVDPNEDPELALALRVSMEEQRARQEAESRNQGGEAMEAEAVVAPADPTAASDPNSEEALLRRALAMSMEPEGTQGGDGAPAQSASDEPNLAAMTEDEQIAYAMRMSMQEEAGPSPSASAGAAKGEAMEVDESKEDYSQEMNDPDFLKNVLENLPGVDPNSDAVKQAMGAMTGNKEGTKKDDDDKKKEEDKK from the exons ATGGTTTTGGAATCCACCATCATTTG CGTGGACAATAGCGAGTACATGCGCAATGGGGACTTCCTGCCCACCCGTTTGCAAGCTCAACAGGACGCCGTTAATCTGGTGACTCAATCCAAGCTGCGGGCCAATCCCGAATCCAACGTGGGCCTCATGACCCTGGCCGAGCTGTCCGTCTTGGTCACGCTCACCACGGACACGGGTAAAGTCCTGGGCAAGTTGCACGCCGTTCAGCCCAAAGGCCAATTGCGCTTGGCTCAAGGCATCAAGATCGCCCAT CTCACCTTGAAGCATCGACAAGGCAAGAACCACAAAACTCGGATTGTGGCCTTCGTGGGCTCACCCGTCACGGGTGACGAGGCCGTCCTCATCAAACTGGCCAAGAagctcaaaaaggaaaaagtcaGTGTGGACATCGTGAGCTTTGGCGAGGACGCCGACAATGCtgacatcttgaaaaaattCGTCGAGACCGTCAATGGCAAGGACGGTACGGGCAGTCATCTCGTGACCATTCCCCCGGGCCCCCATCTTTCGGACGCACTCATCTCGTCACCCATTCTCAAA GGTGAAGATGGCAGTGGACCCAATGTGGTGCCCTCCGATGGAGGTGGTTTTGAATTCGGTGTCGATCCGAACGAAGATCCCGAATTGGCATTGGCGCTTCGCGTCTCCATGGAAGAGCAGCGAGCTCGACAGGAGGCCGAATCCCGTAACCAGGGCGGCGAAGCCATGGAGGCCGAAGCCGTCGTGGCGCCCGCGGATCCCACGGCCGCCTCGGATCCCAACTCCGAAGAGGCACTTCTGCGACGCGCATTGGCCATGTCCATGGAGCCCGAGGGTACTCAAGGTGGTGATGGCGCACCCGCTCAGAGCGCTAGCGACGAGCCCAACTTGGCCGCCATGACCGAGGACGAGCAGATCGCTTATGCTATGCGCATGTCCATGCAGGAAGAGGCCGGCCCGTCGCCCTCGGCCTCGGCCGGAGCTGCCAAAGGCGAGGCTATGGAGGTGGACGAGTCCAAGGAGGATTACTCTCAAGAGATGAACGACCCAGACTTCCTCAAG AACGTTTTGGAGAATTTGCCGGGAGTGGATCCCAATTCGGATGCTGTCAAACAAGCCATGGGGGCCATGACTGGGAACAAGGAGGGGACAAAGAAAGATGACGACGATaagaaaaaggaagaggatAAGAAGTGA